From Nocardia sp. XZ_19_385, the proteins below share one genomic window:
- a CDS encoding hemerythrin domain-containing protein: protein MSVNTQDMEVVHRAFRRESRLLIELVAAAPLGNTARAEVIADHFRDYRLGLQNHHEGEDELLWPPLLARVDLQADIVLRMQAQHERIEATLTRLDAAVPVWETTAGADERDTAVAVLVEHRAVLLEHLDDEEATLLPLAAEYLTEKEWAALGDHLVANTPKRTLFTLFGLVLEEADRAERAALLGGLPTPVRALWHVIGRPRYARRIRRIRAA from the coding sequence GAGCGTCAACACCCAGGACATGGAGGTCGTCCACCGCGCCTTCCGCCGCGAGTCACGGCTGCTGATCGAGCTCGTCGCAGCGGCCCCCCTCGGTAACACCGCGCGTGCCGAGGTGATCGCCGATCACTTCCGCGACTACCGGCTGGGACTGCAGAACCACCACGAGGGCGAGGACGAGCTGCTGTGGCCACCGCTGCTGGCCCGGGTCGATCTGCAGGCCGACATCGTCCTGCGCATGCAAGCCCAGCACGAGCGCATCGAAGCCACGCTGACCAGGCTGGACGCTGCGGTTCCGGTCTGGGAGACCACGGCCGGAGCCGACGAACGCGACACCGCCGTAGCGGTCCTCGTCGAGCACCGGGCGGTCCTGCTCGAACATCTCGACGACGAAGAGGCCACTCTTCTTCCCCTCGCGGCCGAGTACCTCACCGAAAAGGAATGGGCTGCCCTGGGCGACCACCTGGTGGCCAACACTCCCAAGCGCACCCTGTTCACGCTCTTCGGCCTCGTCCTGGAGGAAGCCGACCGGGCGGAACGCGCCGCGCTCCTCGGTGGCCTCCCGACACCGGTACGCGCCCTCTGGCACGTGATCGGTCGCCCCCGCTACGCCCGCCGTATCCGCCGCATCCGCGCGGCCTGA
- a CDS encoding DUF1772 domain-containing protein, translated as MLIITGQIIAAVAILANAVVYGTDVCAAVVTRSVNRKLDDATVTISAGWGHYYADKRMPIFGAGGVVTAVLTLLIALVAGQIGAAVAAGITVASLLTWLALYARIAKPINSQQTAAAQSGIIPANARALQDKWESILKYRVPLQFIAIAGLCAALILF; from the coding sequence ATGCTCATCATCACCGGCCAAATCATCGCCGCCGTAGCCATTCTCGCCAATGCCGTCGTCTACGGCACCGATGTCTGCGCGGCAGTTGTCACCCGCTCCGTGAACCGCAAGCTCGATGATGCGACCGTGACCATCAGCGCGGGATGGGGTCACTACTACGCGGATAAACGCATGCCGATTTTCGGGGCGGGCGGTGTGGTCACCGCAGTGCTCACGCTGCTGATCGCATTGGTGGCTGGGCAGATCGGCGCTGCTGTCGCGGCAGGGATCACGGTCGCGTCGCTGCTCACCTGGCTCGCCCTCTACGCCCGCATCGCCAAGCCGATCAATTCCCAGCAGACCGCCGCCGCACAGAGCGGCATCATTCCGGCCAATGCCCGTGCGCTGCAGGACAAATGGGAAAGCATTCTGAAGTACCGCGTCCCCCTGCAGTTCATTGCCATCGCCGGACTGTGCGCCGCGCTGATCCTGTTCTGA